A window of the Streptomyces sp. Ag109_O5-10 genome harbors these coding sequences:
- a CDS encoding DUF6343 family protein: MRTGSEPVTARSALRARLWLSVWGLVWALFGTAAFALVGRPGWAAACGVLWLVATVDMAVILRHIRQGPHYQPGRDVPPYRPADGRPPPFRQPPRHGHP; this comes from the coding sequence ATGCGTACAGGCAGTGAACCGGTGACCGCCCGCAGTGCCCTGCGGGCGCGGTTGTGGCTGAGCGTGTGGGGACTGGTCTGGGCGCTCTTCGGCACGGCGGCGTTCGCGCTGGTGGGGCGGCCCGGGTGGGCTGCCGCCTGCGGGGTGCTGTGGCTGGTGGCCACCGTCGACATGGCCGTGATCCTCAGGCACATCCGGCAGGGCCCGCACTATCAGCCGGGCCGCGACGTGCCACCGTACCGGCCCGCGGACGGCCGTCCGCCGCCGTTCCGGCAGCCGCCGCGGCACGGTCACCCCTGA
- a CDS encoding acyltransferase domain-containing protein, which yields MLPDAADLPDLLLDLAVPHEDINEVVALRRAVTADPAVRRLVEEGAEDVTGAVREVDDPSGLADRAAQAPAALGEYFLAYVFLAAVPHARAVHRARGIPDDVSRHTLADLGRGMALHRRRHGRGGLGVRQGHWLTRHFCGRLYQLGRLQYERTGLGERTAQAIRSAGTEVTGGEPSLDLHIPDFLGPLTPAACDRSLDHAREFFARHFPEEPHAVATCHSWLLDPQLRRHLAADSNIVRFQERFRPGWEDPEPADTTPVGFVFGDPDLPVPDLPRRTSVERAVGDHLRAGGHWYVGHGWFPWDR from the coding sequence GTGCTGCCGGACGCCGCCGACCTGCCCGACCTGCTCCTCGACCTCGCCGTGCCGCACGAGGACATCAACGAGGTGGTGGCCCTGCGGCGGGCCGTGACCGCCGATCCCGCGGTACGGCGGCTGGTGGAGGAGGGCGCCGAGGACGTGACCGGTGCCGTCCGGGAGGTGGACGACCCGTCCGGGCTCGCCGACCGGGCCGCCCAGGCCCCGGCCGCCCTGGGCGAGTACTTCCTCGCGTACGTCTTCCTCGCGGCGGTGCCGCACGCCCGCGCGGTGCACCGGGCGCGCGGCATCCCCGACGACGTCTCCCGCCACACGCTCGCCGACCTCGGCCGCGGCATGGCACTGCACCGCAGGCGGCACGGCAGGGGAGGGCTCGGAGTGCGCCAGGGGCACTGGCTCACCCGGCACTTCTGCGGGCGGCTCTACCAGCTGGGACGGCTGCAGTACGAGCGGACGGGACTGGGCGAGCGCACGGCGCAGGCGATCAGATCGGCCGGCACCGAGGTGACCGGCGGCGAGCCCTCCCTGGACCTGCACATCCCCGACTTCCTGGGCCCGCTCACCCCCGCAGCCTGCGACCGCTCCCTCGACCACGCCCGGGAGTTCTTCGCCCGGCACTTCCCCGAGGAGCCCCACGCGGTCGCGACCTGCCACTCCTGGCTGCTCGACCCCCAGCTGCGCCGGCACCTGGCGGCGGACTCCAACATCGTCCGCTTCCAGGAGCGGTTCCGGCCCGGCTGGGAGGATCCGGAGCCGGCCGACACCACACCGGTCGGCTTCGTCTTCGGCGACCCGGACCTGCCGGTACCGGACCTGCCCCGGCGGACGTCGGTGGAACGGGCGGTCGGCGACCACCTGAGGGCGGGCGGCCACTGGTACGTCGGGCACGGGTGGTTCCCGTGGGACCGGTGA
- a CDS encoding LamG domain-containing protein, translating into MTVGTGSAAADEPPDTPFTPVAAPHLAEAEQLVRHQRLLAAGHLPTGLAGHWPLDGTGADRSGLAHPVTLGSGASWTSLRAGGELSFDGTAGAYAATASVLDTTAPFTVTAWVRLADDAVLTNMYTAVSQDGGSVSRFLLQYDDTAGTWAFKVRSADQSTKVSARAATRVTKTGVWTHLAGVWDGTRVQLYVNGVREGSEGTTLSWAASQGFSIGRARWDGGYVNRFKGAVDDVRAYGRALGADEIALVSGRTARANNVYLTDTAATVTWGRPDDLAGWVARARCSSFVTAVLRHTYGWATDAYFLRYFQEKGPEAADYCSAFRNDTAGPRFRRIRKVADLRPGDLIAVDYNGQDAESTGHIVVVREVKGVFSGVADFTGETQYAVEIVDCTSDPHGVYGLSNYPRYPDTRMAGNVDSENFQGVGIGHMMFYAADTTGEFSRYRWSVNSSASTGTHTVDDRPVAAARIV; encoded by the coding sequence ATGACGGTGGGTACGGGGAGCGCCGCCGCCGACGAGCCTCCGGACACGCCGTTCACCCCGGTCGCCGCACCGCATCTGGCCGAGGCCGAGCAGCTGGTGCGCCACCAGCGGCTGCTGGCGGCCGGCCACCTGCCGACGGGACTGGCCGGGCACTGGCCGCTGGACGGCACCGGCGCCGACCGCTCCGGCCTGGCGCACCCGGTCACCCTGGGTTCGGGAGCGAGCTGGACCTCCCTCCGCGCCGGTGGTGAACTGAGCTTCGACGGCACCGCCGGTGCCTACGCCGCCACCGCCTCCGTCCTGGACACCACGGCCCCGTTCACGGTCACGGCCTGGGTCCGGCTGGCCGACGACGCCGTGCTCACGAACATGTACACGGCCGTGAGCCAGGACGGCGGCAGCGTCAGCCGCTTCCTGCTCCAGTACGACGACACGGCCGGGACCTGGGCGTTCAAGGTGCGCAGCGCGGACCAGAGCACCAAGGTCTCGGCCCGCGCCGCCACGCGGGTGACGAAGACGGGCGTCTGGACCCACCTGGCGGGCGTCTGGGACGGCACCCGCGTCCAGCTCTACGTGAACGGCGTCCGGGAAGGCAGCGAGGGCACCACCCTGTCCTGGGCCGCGTCCCAGGGCTTCAGCATCGGCCGGGCCCGCTGGGACGGCGGCTACGTGAACCGCTTCAAGGGCGCGGTCGACGACGTCCGCGCCTACGGCCGTGCCCTCGGCGCCGACGAGATCGCCCTGGTCAGCGGGCGTACCGCACGCGCGAACAACGTCTATCTGACGGACACGGCGGCGACCGTGACCTGGGGGCGCCCGGACGACCTCGCGGGCTGGGTGGCCCGGGCCCGCTGCTCGTCCTTCGTCACCGCGGTCCTCAGGCACACCTACGGCTGGGCCACCGACGCCTACTTCCTCCGGTACTTCCAGGAGAAGGGCCCGGAGGCCGCCGACTACTGCTCGGCGTTCCGCAACGACACGGCCGGGCCGCGCTTCCGCCGTATCCGCAAGGTCGCCGACCTGCGGCCGGGCGATCTGATCGCCGTCGACTACAACGGGCAGGACGCGGAGAGCACCGGGCACATCGTGGTGGTCCGCGAGGTCAAGGGCGTCTTCAGCGGGGTCGCCGACTTCACCGGTGAGACCCAGTACGCCGTCGAGATCGTCGACTGCACCTCCGACCCGCACGGCGTCTACGGGCTCAGCAACTACCCGCGCTACCCGGACACCCGCATGGCCGGCAACGTGGACAGCGAGAACTTCCAGGGCGTCGGCATCGGCCACATGATGTTCTACGCCGCCGACACCACCGGCGAGTTCTCCCGGTACCGCTGGAGCGTCAACTCCTCCGCGTCCACCGGCACCCACACGGTCGACGACCGCCCGGTGGCGGCGGCCCGGATCGTCTGA
- a CDS encoding tetratricopeptide repeat protein, protein MPETSGSTGRTPETHVIDFRAAEQLLNARDPRGAVKLLDGVIGAHPENTAARLLRARAFFAAAQLRPAELEFTIVLEREPDNAFAHFALARTYQRQGRADLAIRHFRLAAALDPNPEYLKAARFDSDA, encoded by the coding sequence GTGCCCGAGACCAGCGGTTCGACCGGACGTACTCCGGAGACGCATGTCATCGACTTCCGTGCCGCCGAGCAACTGCTCAACGCACGGGACCCACGGGGCGCGGTGAAGCTGCTCGACGGCGTGATCGGAGCGCACCCCGAGAACACCGCCGCCCGGCTGCTGCGCGCGCGTGCCTTCTTCGCCGCCGCGCAACTGCGCCCCGCCGAGCTGGAGTTCACCATCGTCCTGGAGCGCGAGCCGGACAACGCGTTCGCCCACTTCGCGCTCGCCCGCACCTACCAGCGCCAGGGCCGCGCCGACCTCGCGATACGCCACTTCCGGCTGGCGGCCGCCCTGGACCCGAACCCGGAGTACCTGAAAGCGGCCCGTTTCGACAGCGACGCGTGA
- a CDS encoding aspartate/glutamate racemase family protein, which produces MRIVVTNCNTTQEMTEEIVRGARAAAGPGTAVTGLTPHWGPESAEGWLDSYLSAAAVLDALRTYAGPPYDAVVMAGFGEHGREGVRELVDVPVVDITEAAAHLACLLGRRYGVVTTLDRSRGQIEDSLETAGVARNCVAVAGTGLGVLDLAGDPARTEAAFLAAAERVRDAGAEVLVLGCAGMTGLQRAVGEKLGVPVVDGVGAAVKLAESLVALGLTTSRAGSYRKPLAKRRVWGAAPGRP; this is translated from the coding sequence GTGCGGATCGTCGTCACCAACTGCAACACCACGCAGGAGATGACCGAGGAGATCGTACGAGGTGCCCGGGCCGCGGCAGGCCCGGGCACCGCCGTGACCGGGCTGACCCCGCACTGGGGTCCCGAGTCGGCGGAGGGCTGGCTCGACAGCTACCTGTCGGCGGCGGCGGTCCTGGACGCGCTGCGCACGTACGCCGGACCGCCGTACGACGCGGTGGTCATGGCCGGTTTCGGCGAACACGGGCGGGAAGGCGTCCGGGAGCTGGTGGACGTGCCGGTCGTCGACATCACCGAGGCCGCCGCCCATCTCGCCTGTCTGCTGGGCCGCCGCTACGGCGTCGTCACCACCCTGGACCGGTCGCGCGGGCAGATCGAGGACAGCCTGGAGACCGCCGGGGTGGCCCGCAACTGCGTCGCCGTCGCCGGCACCGGACTCGGGGTCCTGGACCTCGCCGGTGACCCCGCGCGCACGGAGGCCGCGTTCCTCGCCGCGGCCGAGCGGGTCCGGGACGCCGGCGCCGAGGTCCTGGTCCTCGGCTGCGCCGGGATGACGGGGCTGCAGCGGGCGGTGGGGGAGAAGCTCGGCGTTCCGGTGGTCGACGGGGTCGGCGCGGCGGTGAAGCTGGCCGAGTCGCTGGTGGCGCTGGGACTCACGACCAGCCGGGCGGGCAGCTACCGGAAGCCGCTGGCGAAGCGCCGGGTATGGGGGGCCGCGCCGGGGCGGCCGTAG
- a CDS encoding GntR family transcriptional regulator, with the protein MGSLTTKIEPLGAVRERVLATLRQDIIAGRLGPGDRLVERELAERFGVSRVPVREAIRALVAEGFVLFESARRTVVRRLTPTDVKELFELREALEVYAAGLAAARATPEALAELRELLDRAAAATEADDAETITDINTRFHDRILALAGNSLLISVMEPVDGRLRWLTRRNEEWPQLLTEHRELYDAIASGDPDRARARALGHVQANYRSTVRHLFGEDADGSLRDPAAGQSSTGTPVRTEIS; encoded by the coding sequence ATGGGCTCCCTCACCACGAAGATCGAACCCCTGGGCGCGGTACGCGAACGCGTCCTCGCGACCCTGCGGCAGGACATCATCGCGGGGCGGCTGGGGCCGGGCGACCGGCTGGTGGAACGCGAACTCGCCGAACGGTTCGGGGTGTCCCGGGTGCCGGTCCGGGAGGCGATCCGGGCCCTGGTCGCCGAGGGCTTCGTCCTCTTCGAGTCGGCCCGCCGCACGGTCGTGCGCCGGCTGACCCCGACCGACGTCAAGGAGCTCTTCGAACTGCGCGAGGCGTTGGAGGTGTACGCGGCCGGGCTGGCGGCGGCGCGGGCGACCCCGGAGGCGCTGGCCGAGCTGCGGGAACTGCTCGACCGGGCGGCCGCGGCGACCGAGGCGGACGACGCCGAGACCATCACCGACATCAACACCCGTTTCCACGACCGGATCCTGGCCCTGGCCGGCAACAGCCTGCTCATCTCGGTCATGGAGCCGGTCGACGGCCGGCTCCGCTGGCTCACCCGGCGCAACGAGGAGTGGCCTCAGCTCCTCACGGAGCATCGCGAGTTGTACGACGCGATCGCCTCCGGCGACCCGGACCGTGCCCGCGCCCGCGCACTCGGCCACGTCCAGGCCAACTACCGCTCGACCGTGCGGCACCTGTTCGGCGAGGACGCCGACGGCTCCCTGCGGGACCCGGCCGCCGGACAGTCATCCACAGGAACACCAGTTCGCACAGAAATCTCGTAG
- a CDS encoding GNAT family N-acetyltransferase: MSAGVVLRRAGGPDADGVADVWLRSFAAALPTVVRPRSDDEVRAYIRDVVVPARETWVAEAGGRVVGMMVLAEDLLSQLYLAPEWRGRGIGDRFVALAKERSPSGLTLWTFQVNKPAHRFYERHGFVAVEHTDGSTNEEREPDVRYVWRP; encoded by the coding sequence GTGAGCGCAGGGGTGGTACTGCGCCGGGCCGGCGGGCCGGACGCCGACGGGGTCGCCGATGTCTGGCTGCGGTCGTTCGCCGCCGCCCTGCCCACCGTCGTCAGGCCGCGTTCGGACGACGAGGTGCGCGCGTACATCCGGGACGTCGTGGTGCCGGCGCGGGAGACGTGGGTCGCGGAGGCGGGCGGGCGCGTCGTGGGCATGATGGTGCTCGCGGAGGATCTGCTGTCCCAGCTGTACCTGGCCCCGGAGTGGCGGGGGCGCGGCATCGGTGACCGGTTCGTGGCGCTGGCCAAGGAGCGCTCCCCGTCGGGGCTGACGCTCTGGACCTTCCAGGTCAACAAGCCCGCGCACCGGTTCTACGAGCGGCACGGCTTCGTCGCCGTCGAGCACACGGACGGCAGCACGAACGAGGAGCGGGAGCCGGACGTACGGTACGTGTGGCGGCCCTGA
- a CDS encoding bifunctional 2-polyprenyl-6-hydroxyphenol methylase/3-demethylubiquinol 3-O-methyltransferase UbiG, which produces MREGYEGTGPGAITPDGCAVELYSRLTAGSEPDIIEAAVPAGARILELGSGVGRVTHPLLERGFTVTAVDESAEMLAHVRGARTIRSTIEGLDLGEKFDVVLLASFLVHTGDAEVRRGMLRTCAAHVADGGCVLVQREGADYHVEVPRERVDPGGYTVRILSADPVGDGVNSVHAEYEFPDATWTQTFLARPLTPEQFEEALEEAGLEVAEYLTEDGTWVKAVPATRPG; this is translated from the coding sequence ATGCGTGAGGGGTACGAGGGGACGGGTCCGGGAGCGATCACCCCGGACGGCTGCGCGGTCGAGCTCTATTCGCGTCTGACCGCCGGGTCCGAGCCGGACATCATCGAGGCGGCGGTCCCGGCCGGCGCCCGCATCCTGGAGCTGGGCAGCGGTGTGGGGCGCGTGACGCACCCGCTCCTGGAGCGCGGGTTCACGGTCACGGCGGTGGACGAGTCGGCGGAGATGCTGGCGCACGTGCGCGGGGCGCGCACGATACGCAGCACTATCGAAGGGCTCGACCTGGGCGAGAAGTTCGACGTGGTGCTGCTCGCGTCGTTCCTGGTGCACACCGGGGACGCGGAGGTACGCCGGGGCATGCTGCGCACCTGCGCGGCGCACGTGGCGGACGGCGGCTGCGTGCTCGTCCAGCGGGAGGGTGCGGACTACCACGTGGAGGTACCGAGGGAGCGGGTCGACCCCGGTGGCTACACCGTCCGGATCCTGTCGGCCGACCCCGTCGGGGACGGGGTGAACTCGGTGCACGCGGAGTACGAGTTCCCGGACGCGACCTGGACCCAGACCTTCCTGGCCCGGCCGCTCACACCGGAACAGTTCGAGGAGGCGCTCGAGGAGGCGGGACTGGAGGTGGCCGAGTATCTGACCGAGGACGGGACGTGGGTGAAGGCGGTACCGGCGACCCGGCCCGGGTGA
- the coaE gene encoding dephospho-CoA kinase: protein MLKVGLTGGIGAGKSEVSRLLVGHGAVLIDADRIAREVVAPGTPGLAAVTEAFGPEVLAADGSLDRPRLGSIVFADPSRLAVLNSIVHPLVGARSRELESAAADDAVVVHDVPLLAENGLAQLYDLVVVVDTAPETQLDRLTRLRGMTEEDARARMAAQATREKRLEIADIVIDNDVPLDALRQRVGEVWADLLSRARRSGPDERNASTK, encoded by the coding sequence ATGCTGAAAGTTGGTCTCACCGGCGGGATCGGAGCCGGCAAGAGCGAGGTGTCGCGGCTGCTCGTCGGGCACGGCGCGGTGCTGATCGACGCGGACCGCATCGCGCGTGAGGTCGTCGCGCCCGGTACCCCCGGTCTGGCCGCCGTGACCGAGGCGTTCGGCCCGGAGGTACTGGCCGCCGACGGCAGCCTGGACCGGCCCAGGCTCGGCTCGATCGTCTTCGCCGACCCCTCGAGACTCGCCGTACTGAACTCGATCGTGCACCCCCTCGTCGGGGCCCGGTCCCGCGAGCTGGAGAGCGCGGCCGCCGACGACGCCGTAGTGGTCCACGACGTCCCGCTCCTCGCGGAGAACGGCCTCGCGCAGCTCTACGACCTCGTGGTCGTCGTGGACACCGCGCCCGAGACCCAGCTGGACCGGCTGACACGGCTGCGGGGGATGACCGAGGAGGACGCCCGCGCCCGCATGGCCGCGCAGGCGACGCGCGAGAAGCGCCTGGAGATCGCGGACATCGTGATCGACAACGACGTGCCCCTGGACGCGCTCCGGCAGCGGGTCGGGGAGGTGTGGGCCGACCTCCTGAGCCGTGCGCGCCGGTCCGGTCCGGACGAGCGGAATGCGTCCACGAAATAG
- a CDS encoding RNA-binding S4 domain-containing protein, with the protein MASEDADDGREQASGEEAEASAPAAPDPAAVAAAVAAGPAPGENVRIDSWIWAVRLIKTRSLGATACRGGHVQVNGERVKPAHSVRVGDEVRLRHEGRERVVIVKRLIRKRVGAPVAAVCYIDNSPPPPPREAFSPLGIRDRGAGRPTKRDRRELERLRGLGGVGGMGGAGGAGTGGTGSVGRPSGGRPGGR; encoded by the coding sequence ATGGCCTCTGAGGATGCGGACGACGGCAGGGAGCAGGCGAGCGGCGAGGAAGCCGAGGCCTCCGCGCCGGCGGCTCCCGACCCCGCCGCGGTCGCCGCGGCCGTAGCCGCGGGTCCCGCCCCCGGTGAGAACGTGCGGATCGACAGCTGGATCTGGGCCGTCCGCCTGATCAAGACCCGCTCCCTGGGGGCCACCGCCTGCCGGGGCGGTCACGTCCAGGTGAACGGTGAGCGGGTCAAGCCCGCCCACTCCGTGCGCGTCGGCGACGAGGTACGGCTGCGCCACGAGGGGCGGGAGCGGGTCGTCATCGTGAAGCGGCTGATCCGCAAGCGGGTCGGCGCCCCGGTGGCCGCCGTGTGCTACATCGACAACTCCCCGCCGCCCCCGCCTCGCGAGGCCTTCTCCCCCCTCGGCATCCGGGACCGCGGTGCCGGCCGCCCCACCAAGCGCGACCGGCGCGAGCTGGAACGGCTGCGCGGCCTCGGCGGGGTGGGTGGCATGGGCGGCGCGGGTGGGGCCGGCACGGGTGGGACGGGCTCGGTGGGCCGGCCGAGCGGCGGACGTCCCGGCGGACGGTGA
- a CDS encoding RidA family protein yields the protein MIQRVTTPALFPPPGYAHVSVVEAGTKLAFLAGSVPLDDEGKLVGEGDPPRQAEQVIANLREQLRSVGSDLEHVLATDVYVVSSEPAVLSGVWEVVEASGLSTGPHSSTLIGVACLGYTGQLVEITATAVVPEEARA from the coding sequence GTGATCCAGCGTGTCACCACCCCGGCTCTCTTCCCGCCGCCCGGCTACGCGCACGTCTCCGTCGTGGAGGCCGGCACGAAGCTCGCGTTCCTAGCCGGTTCCGTTCCGCTGGACGACGAGGGGAAGCTCGTCGGCGAGGGTGATCCGCCGCGGCAGGCCGAGCAAGTGATCGCCAACCTGCGGGAGCAACTCCGTTCGGTCGGCAGCGACCTGGAGCACGTGCTGGCGACGGACGTGTACGTCGTGAGCAGTGAGCCAGCGGTGCTCTCCGGCGTGTGGGAGGTCGTCGAGGCCTCCGGGCTCAGCACGGGACCGCACTCGTCGACGCTGATCGGGGTCGCGTGTCTCGGTTACACCGGGCAACTGGTGGAGATCACGGCGACGGCCGTCGTACCCGAGGAGGCGCGCGCGTGA
- a CDS encoding PAC2 family protein — MLDPQGLYAWEPKGLAAVDMALAQESAGLVMLYHFDGYIDAGETGDQIVDRLLDSLPHQVVARFDHDRLVDYRARRPLLTFKRDRWTEYEEPSIEVRLVQDATGAPFLLLSGPEPDVEWERFAAAVRQVVERLGVRLAVNFHGIPMGVPHTRPVGLTPHGNRTDLVPGHRSPFDEAQVPGSAESLLEFRLMEAGHDVLGVAAHVPHYIARSPYPDAALTVLEAVTAATGLVLPSIAHALRTDAHRTQTEIDSQIQEGDEELTALVQGLEHQYDAAAGAETRGNMLAEPVEIPSADEIGLEFERFLAEREGEN, encoded by the coding sequence GTGCTTGATCCGCAGGGTTTGTACGCATGGGAGCCGAAGGGGCTGGCGGCCGTCGACATGGCGCTGGCGCAGGAGTCGGCCGGTCTTGTCATGCTCTACCACTTCGACGGATACATCGACGCGGGTGAGACCGGCGACCAGATCGTCGACCGGCTCCTCGACTCGCTGCCCCACCAGGTCGTCGCCCGCTTCGACCACGACCGGCTCGTGGACTACCGGGCCCGCCGCCCGCTGCTGACCTTCAAGCGGGACCGCTGGACCGAGTACGAGGAGCCCAGCATCGAGGTCCGGCTGGTGCAGGACGCCACCGGTGCCCCCTTCCTGCTGCTGTCCGGCCCCGAGCCGGACGTCGAGTGGGAGCGCTTCGCCGCGGCCGTACGGCAGGTCGTGGAGCGGCTCGGCGTCCGCCTGGCCGTGAACTTCCACGGCATCCCCATGGGCGTCCCGCACACCCGCCCCGTCGGCCTCACCCCGCACGGCAACCGCACCGACCTGGTCCCCGGGCACCGCAGCCCGTTCGACGAGGCCCAGGTGCCCGGCAGCGCCGAGTCGCTGCTCGAGTTCCGCCTCATGGAGGCCGGACACGACGTCCTGGGCGTCGCCGCGCACGTGCCGCACTACATCGCCCGCTCGCCCTACCCGGACGCCGCCCTGACCGTCCTGGAAGCCGTCACGGCCGCCACCGGCCTGGTCCTCCCGAGCATCGCGCACGCCCTGCGCACGGACGCGCACCGCACCCAGACGGAGATCGACAGCCAGATCCAGGAGGGCGACGAGGAACTGACCGCCCTCGTGCAGGGTCTCGAGCACCAGTACGACGCGGCCGCGGGCGCCGAGACCCGGGGCAACATGCTCGCCGAGCCGGTGGAGATCCCCTCGGCGGACGAGATCGGCCTCGAATTCGAGCGCTTCCTCGCGGAGCGGGAGGGCGAGAACTGA
- a CDS encoding uracil-DNA glycosylase has product MNLTPRAPGPRLARLDQRVSGCRACPRLVAWREDVARTKRAAFADWTYWGRPVPGFGPADARLLIVGLAPAAHGGNRTGRMFTGDRSGDVLYQALYDVGLASQPTSVSADDGLELYGVRVTAPVHCAPPANKPTPEERDTCRHWLTEELTLLRPTLRAAVVLGAFGWQAALPAFAAAGWAVPRPRPAFAHGTRVALGGLDLFGCFHVSQRNTFTGRLTPEMLREVLRTAAEAAGLG; this is encoded by the coding sequence GTGAACCTCACCCCCCGTGCCCCCGGCCCCCGGCTCGCCCGCCTCGACCAGCGCGTCAGCGGCTGCCGGGCCTGCCCCCGTCTGGTCGCCTGGCGGGAGGACGTGGCGCGTACCAAGCGGGCCGCGTTCGCCGACTGGACGTACTGGGGCCGGCCCGTCCCCGGCTTCGGGCCCGCGGACGCCCGGCTGCTGATCGTCGGCCTCGCCCCGGCCGCGCACGGCGGCAACCGCACCGGCCGGATGTTCACCGGCGACCGCTCCGGCGACGTGCTGTATCAGGCGCTGTACGACGTCGGGCTCGCCTCGCAGCCGACCTCGGTGAGCGCCGACGACGGCCTGGAGCTGTACGGCGTGCGCGTCACCGCACCCGTGCACTGCGCACCGCCCGCCAACAAGCCGACACCCGAGGAGCGTGACACCTGCCGTCACTGGCTGACCGAGGAGCTGACGCTGCTGCGGCCGACGCTGCGCGCGGCCGTCGTGCTCGGCGCCTTCGGCTGGCAGGCCGCGCTGCCGGCGTTCGCGGCGGCGGGCTGGGCCGTGCCCCGGCCCCGCCCGGCCTTCGCCCACGGCACCCGGGTCGCCCTCGGCGGCCTGGACCTCTTCGGCTGCTTCCATGTCAGCCAGCGCAACACCTTCACCGGCCGCCTCACCCCCGAGATGCTCCGCGAGGTGCTGCGGACGGCGGCGGAGGCGGCCGGACTGGGCTGA
- a CDS encoding NCS1 family nucleobase:cation symporter-1 yields MSLADRAEATGATVFVPDPRLTNEDLAPAEQRNWKVFDLFAMWMSDVHNLGNYTFAAGLLVLGMNVWQVFTSLLAGFVLIYIGMNWMGRIGQRHGVPFPVVSRISFGVWGANIPALIRAVIAIMWYGIQTYLASVAVNVMLLAAWPGLKSLTESSFLGLDTLGWISFVSLWLIQAAIISRGMETIRRFQDFCGPAIWLVMIALAVWILAKAHWTISLTSTPHPVSVGEQWRQWFGAIGLILATYGTLMLNFCDFSRFAPDYRTVRRGNFWGLPINSTAFVVVSVIVTAGSLEVFGEAITDPAELVAKVGNTWVLVVAALTFAVATMGVNIVANFVSPAYDLANVWPQKISFRVGGMISTVAALVVTPWNLFSNPTVVNYFLGGLGAFLGPLFGVIMVDYYVIKRGRVDVQQLFDAAPGSPYHYRKGVNPKALWAFLPAAAVAAVLALVKTFSDVAPYSWFIGTALAAGLYLALCRGDRAPAPAPVPVVEEV; encoded by the coding sequence GTGTCCCTCGCCGACCGCGCCGAAGCCACCGGCGCAACCGTGTTCGTCCCCGACCCCCGGCTCACCAACGAAGACCTCGCCCCCGCCGAACAGCGGAACTGGAAGGTCTTCGACCTCTTCGCGATGTGGATGTCCGACGTCCACAACCTCGGCAACTACACCTTCGCCGCCGGCCTGCTGGTCCTCGGCATGAACGTCTGGCAGGTCTTCACCTCCCTCCTCGCCGGCTTCGTGCTCATCTACATCGGCATGAACTGGATGGGCCGGATCGGCCAGCGCCACGGCGTCCCGTTCCCGGTGGTCAGCCGCATCAGCTTCGGGGTCTGGGGCGCCAACATCCCGGCGCTCATCCGGGCCGTGATCGCCATCATGTGGTACGGCATCCAGACCTACCTGGCGTCCGTCGCCGTCAACGTGATGCTGCTGGCCGCCTGGCCCGGCCTGAAGTCCCTCACGGAGAGCTCCTTCCTGGGCCTCGACACCCTCGGCTGGATCTCCTTCGTCTCGCTCTGGCTGATCCAGGCGGCGATCATCAGCCGGGGCATGGAGACGATCCGCAGGTTCCAGGACTTCTGCGGCCCGGCGATCTGGCTGGTCATGATCGCGCTCGCCGTCTGGATCCTGGCCAAGGCCCACTGGACCATCTCGCTCACCTCCACCCCGCACCCGGTGTCCGTCGGCGAGCAGTGGCGGCAGTGGTTCGGCGCGATCGGCCTGATCCTCGCCACCTACGGCACCCTGATGCTCAACTTCTGCGACTTCTCCCGCTTCGCGCCCGACTACCGCACCGTGCGCCGCGGCAACTTCTGGGGCCTGCCGATCAACTCCACCGCCTTCGTGGTCGTCTCCGTGATCGTCACCGCCGGCTCCCTGGAGGTCTTCGGCGAGGCCATCACCGACCCGGCCGAACTGGTCGCCAAGGTCGGCAACACCTGGGTCCTCGTCGTGGCGGCACTGACCTTCGCGGTGGCCACCATGGGCGTCAACATCGTCGCCAACTTCGTCTCACCGGCGTACGACCTGGCCAACGTCTGGCCGCAGAAGATCAGTTTCAGGGTCGGCGGCATGATCAGTACGGTGGCCGCCCTGGTCGTCACACCCTGGAACCTCTTCTCCAACCCCACCGTCGTCAACTACTTCCTCGGCGGCCTCGGCGCCTTCCTGGGCCCGCTGTTCGGCGTCATCATGGTCGACTACTACGTGATCAAGCGCGGCAGGGTGGACGTCCAGCAGCTCTTCGACGCGGCCCCGGGCTCGCCGTACCACTACCGCAAGGGCGTCAACCCCAAGGCACTCTGGGCGTTCCTGCCCGCGGCGGCGGTCGCGGCCGTGCTCGCGCTGGTGAAGACGTTCAGCGACGTGGCGCCGTACTCCTGGTTCATCGGCACCGCCCTGGCCGCCGGCCTGTACCTCGCACTGTGCCGCGGTGACCGCGCGCCGGCCCCCGCCCCGGTCCCCGTCGTCGAGGAGGTCTGA